From Callithrix jacchus isolate 240 chromosome 3, calJac240_pri, whole genome shotgun sequence, a single genomic window includes:
- the TKTL2 gene encoding LOW QUALITY PROTEIN: transketolase-like protein 2 (The sequence of the model RefSeq protein was modified relative to this genomic sequence to represent the inferred CDS: deleted 1 base in 1 codon) → MQVTNKYEKSIQLGGDREREWCTSAEAGGLQRFRFLGLAGSSVARPLLVTELRLQGRGEARHGRHVTAPPGEIVGMLRSHLLCQTDKREIMANDAKPDAKTLQVLWDTANRLRIHSIRATCPADSGHPTSCCSAAEIVSVLFFHTMRYKQTDPEHPDNDWFILSEGHAVPILYAAWVEVGDISESDLLSLRKLHSDLEGHPIPRPPRLPFVDVATGSLGQGVGVACGMAYTGKYLDKASYRVFCLMGAGEASEGSVWEAFAFASHYNLDNLVVVFEVNRLGQSGPAPLEHCTDIYQNRCEAFGWNTYLVDGHDVEALCQAFWQASQVKNKPTAIVAKTFKGRGIPNIEDTENWHGKPVPKERADAIIKLIESQIQTNENLIPKSPVEDSPQISITDIKMTTPPAYKIGDKIATQGTFGLALAKLGRANERVIVLSGDTVNSTFSETFKKQHPERFIECVIAEQNMVSVALGCATRGRTIAFASAFAAFFTRAFDQLRMGANSQANINLTGSHCVISAGEDGPSWIALEDLAVFRSIPSCTVFYPSDAILTEHAVYLAANTKGICFIRTSQPETAVIYTPQGNFEIGWAKVACHSVDDKITVIGAGVTLHEALAAADHLSQQGISVRVIDPFTIKPLDAATIISNAKATGGRVITVEDHCREGGIGEAVCAAVSGEPDILVHQLAVSGVPQSEKTSEFLAMSGISTRHTIAAVTLTLMKETSRKSSLLPLVQKHWYLYIKFMLIVTKPLFMPTQLYSFKAKPFNTFLHS, encoded by the exons ATGCAAGtgacaaataaatatgaaaaatccaTTCAGTTGGGCGGGGACAGAGAGAGGGAGTGGTGCACATCCGCGGAAGCAGGAGGACTGCAACGTTTCCGTTTCCTCGGTCTCGCGGGAAGCTCCGTTGCGCGGCCCCTACTGGTGACAGAGCTCAGGCTTCAAGGCAGAGGCGAGGCCAGGCATGGCCGTCACGTGACAGCACCGCCCGGTGAGATTGTGGGTATGCTGCGGAGCCATTTGCTCTGCCAAACCGACAAAAGAGAGATCATGGCCAATGACGCCAAGCCCGATGCGAAGACCCTGCAGGTGCTGTGGGACACCGCCAACCGCCTGCGGATCCATTCCATCAGGGCCACGTGTCCCGCTGATTCTGGCCACCCCACGTCGTGCTGCAGTGCGGCGGAGATCGTGTCTGTCCTCTTCTTCCACACAATGAGGTATAAACAGACAGACCCAGAACACCCGGACAATGACTGGTTCATCCTGTCCGAGGGACACGCTGTTCCCATCCTCTATGCTGCTTGGGTGGAGGTGGGTGACATCAGTGAATCTGACTTGCTGAGCCTGAGGAAACTTCACAGCGACTTGGAGGGACACCCTATC CCCCGCCCCCCACGACTGCCATTTGTTGACGTGGCAACAGGGTCCCTAGGGCAGGGAGTCGGTGTTGCATGTGGAATGGCTTATACTGGCAAGTACCTTGACAAGGCCAGCTACCGGGTATTCTGCCTTATGGGAGCTGGTGAAGCCTCAGAAGGCTCTGTGTGGGAGGCTTTTGCCTTTGCCTCCCACTACAACTTGGACAATCTCGTGGTGGTCTTCGAAGTGAACCGCTTGGGACAAAGTGGCCCTGCACCCCTTGAGCACTGCACAGACATCTATCAGAATCGCTGTGAAGCCTTTGGATGGAATACTTACTTAGTGGATGGCCATGATGTGGAGGCCTTATGCCAAGCATTTTGGCAAGCAAGTCAAGTGAAGAACAAGCCTACTGCTATAGTTGCCAAGACCTTCAAAGGTCGGGGTATTCCAAATATTGAGGATACAGAAAATTGGCATGGAAAGCCAGTGCCAAAAGAAAGAGCAGATGCAATTATCAAATTAATTGAGAGTCAGATACAGACCAATGAGAATCTCATACCAAAATCCCCTGTGGAAGACTCACCTCAAATCAGCATCACAGATATAAAAATGACCACCCCACCTGCTTACAAAATTGGTGACAAGATAGCTACTCAGGGAACATTTGGTTTGGCTCTGGCTAAACTGGGCCGTGCAAATGAAAGAGTTATTGTTCTGAGTGGTGACACGGTGAACTCCACCTTTTCTGAGACATTCAAGAAACAACACCCTGAGCGTTTCATAGAGTGTGTTATTGCAGAGCAAAACATGGTAAGTGTGGCACTAGGCTGTGCCACACGTGGTCGAACCATTGCTTTTGCTAGTGCGTTTGCTGCCTTTTTTACTAGAGCATTTGATCAGCTCCGAATGGGAGCCAATTCTCAAGCCAATATCAACCTTACTGGTTCCCACTGTGTGATATCTGCTGGAGAAGACGGACCCTCCTGGATAGCCCTGGAGGATCTAGCCGTGTTCCGAAGCATTCCCAGTTGCACTGTTTTCTATCCAAGTGATGCCATCTTGACAGAGCATGCTGTTTATCTAGCTGCCAATACCAAGGGAATATGCTTCATTCGAACCAGCCAACCAGAAACTGCAGTTATTTATACTCCACAAGGAAATTTTGAGATTGGCTGGGCCAAGGTGGCCTGCCACAGTGTCGATGATAAAATCACAGTTATTGGAGCTGGAGTTACTCTCCATGAAGCCTTAGCAGCTGCTGACCATCTTTCTCAACAAGGTATTTCTGTCCGTGTCATCGACCCTTTTACAATTAAACCCCTGGATGCCGCCACCATCATCTCCAATGCAAAAGCCACAGGCGGCCGAGTTATCACAGTGGAGGATCACTGCAGGGAAGGTGGCATTGGAGAAGCTGTTTGTGCAGCTGTCTCCGGGGAGCCTGATATCCTTGTTCATCAGCTGGCAGTGTCAGGAGTGCCTCAAAGTGAGAAAACGAGTGAATTCCTGGCTATGTCTGGAATCAGTACCAGACACACTATAGCAGCTGTGACACTTACTTTAATGAAGGAAACTTCTAGAAAGTCAAGTCTATTGCCTTTGGTCCAAAAGCACTGGTATCTTTATATTAAATTCATGCTTATTGTTACAAAGCCATTATTTATGCCTACACAGTTGTATTCTTTTAAAGCAAAGCCATTTAACACCTTTCTTCATTCCTGA